A window of Campylobacter cuniculorum DSM 23162 = LMG 24588 contains these coding sequences:
- a CDS encoding glycosyltransferase family 2 protein, translating into MLNILVPIAGKSYFFDESKQGFPKPFVEICGKTMLEIFIKNFENIKNKQLIFILKKDEAFRFHIDDAIHTLTNQKAKNIFTEKETGGMACSCMLAIDFIDNDEPLLIVNIDQFFEFDLNEMIEKFSAYDAGILSFENIHPRWAYVKCNSSNIVLEAFEKKPVSKDAIAGFYYFKHGKFFINGAKNMIRKDVNYQGKYFVAPILNELILENKKILNIRIDKNLYHTFYSPEKIKEFERIKNA; encoded by the coding sequence ATGTTAAACATCCTCGTTCCAATAGCTGGTAAGAGTTATTTTTTTGATGAATCAAAACAAGGTTTTCCCAAGCCTTTTGTTGAAATTTGCGGAAAAACAATGTTAGAGATTTTTATCAAAAATTTTGAAAATATTAAAAATAAACAATTGATTTTTATACTTAAGAAAGATGAAGCATTTCGTTTTCATATTGATGATGCTATCCATACTCTTACAAATCAAAAAGCTAAAAATATCTTCACAGAAAAAGAAACAGGTGGAATGGCTTGTTCTTGTATGTTGGCAATTGATTTTATTGACAACGATGAGCCTCTGCTTATTGTCAATATAGACCAATTTTTTGAATTTGATTTAAATGAAATGATTGAAAAATTTTCTGCTTATGATGCTGGAATTCTAAGTTTTGAAAATATACATCCGCGTTGGGCTTATGTAAAATGTAACTCTTCAAATATAGTTTTAGAAGCCTTTGAAAAAAAACCTGTTAGCAAAGATGCCATTGCAGGATTTTACTATTTTAAACATGGAAAATTCTTTATAAATGGGGCTAAAAATATGATTAGAAAAGATGTGAATTATCAAGGAAAATACTTTGTTGCTCCCATTTTAAATGAACTCATTTTAGAAAATAAAAAAATCTTAAATATAAGAATCGACAAAAATTTGTATCATACTTTTTATAGCCCAGAAAAAATTAAAGAATTTGAAAGGATAAAAAATGCTTAA
- a CDS encoding HAD family hydrolase, protein MSKIKAIIFDMDGVLIEAKEWHYEALNKALRLFGTEISRYEHLTTFDGLPTKEKLKMLSIDKKLSNNLHEFINELKQQYTMEMVYNYCKPRFHHEFALSKLKNEGYKLAVCSNSIRHTIDVMMQKAALESYLDFCLSNEDVEKPKPHPQMYSKAILKFNLEPKQCMIIEDNENGIKAAKASGANVMIVKEVEEVNYENIKNHIEKFERD, encoded by the coding sequence ATGTCTAAGATTAAAGCAATTATTTTTGATATGGATGGAGTTTTAATAGAAGCAAAAGAATGGCATTATGAAGCATTAAATAAAGCTTTAAGGCTTTTTGGCACAGAAATTTCAAGGTATGAACACTTAACAACTTTCGATGGACTTCCAACTAAAGAAAAACTTAAGATGCTTTCAATTGATAAAAAATTAAGTAACAATTTGCACGAATTCATTAATGAACTTAAACAACAATACACTATGGAAATGGTTTATAATTATTGCAAACCTAGATTTCATCACGAATTTGCCCTTTCAAAACTCAAAAATGAAGGGTATAAATTAGCTGTTTGTTCAAATTCCATACGACATACTATTGATGTAATGATGCAAAAAGCAGCTCTGGAGTCGTATTTAGATTTTTGCCTTTCAAATGAAGATGTAGAAAAGCCTAAACCCCATCCACAAATGTATTCTAAAGCAATTTTAAAATTTAACTTAGAACCTAAGCAATGTATGATAATTGAAGACAATGAAAATGGCATTAAAGCAGCAAAAGCAAGCGGAGCAAATGTTATGATTGTTAAAGAAGTTGAAGAGGTTAATTATGAAAATATCAAAAATCACATAGAAAAATTTGAAAGGGATTAA
- a CDS encoding DUF262 domain-containing protein produces the protein MTPKKQTIEEFFQREKQYKIPIYQRAYSWEEKQWNIFLEDLEEATRSENCYFFGNILLEESENNTAEIIDGQQRITTIIIFIRALYNILEKKEFNENQTKKQEILSKFKEIYLNPKAKLKTVEYDDGYFENYIIKNSNSYPAQTLSQDRIKKAKEFFNKKLESKSTEEILKLFKSLKKAQILSIAFNNKKDSILMFELQNNRGKELTNLEKLKSYLSYQIYTYCEKESCEEKLRKITKIFEDIYRLLKDINFLDEDRILNYFNIAKFDFNYRENDDEKNYKKELKKAKEPKDKVIWIEDYMEELKQAFIDMKNFGQLKSDYKDYLLDLNVWEVYPFIIKAYEFFREDKKNLEEIFKALEIIAFRDKLARTRADLSSRLNGVLKKFKEKKDVENLTNSLKEICKNQYWSDKKLFGADDEDENSLRYIYRENSKIALYILMRYENYLRKDDAKTRGYKATKDSIENPELEHIAPRTEKGEKAKSGYETYNDHFREMYVDCIGNLLLISKRHNSSLGNKPFKVKRESYKNSLLQQREISQFAKDKWDKKAIDKRYNKLMQFIKDTWSFKE, from the coding sequence ATGACTCCAAAAAAGCAGACCATTGAGGAATTTTTTCAACGCGAAAAACAATACAAAATTCCTATTTATCAAAGGGCATATTCTTGGGAAGAAAAACAATGGAATATATTTTTAGAAGATTTAGAAGAGGCAACAAGAAGTGAAAATTGCTATTTTTTTGGCAATATCTTACTTGAAGAGTCTGAAAATAATACTGCTGAAATTATCGATGGACAGCAAAGAATCACAACCATTATAATTTTTATCCGTGCTTTATACAATATCTTAGAAAAGAAAGAATTTAATGAAAATCAGACAAAAAAGCAAGAAATTCTTAGTAAGTTCAAAGAAATTTATCTTAACCCAAAAGCAAAACTTAAAACCGTAGAATATGATGATGGATATTTCGAAAATTATATCATCAAAAATAGCAACAGCTATCCTGCTCAAACACTCTCTCAAGACCGCATTAAAAAGGCGAAAGAATTTTTTAATAAAAAATTAGAAAGCAAAAGCACAGAAGAAATCTTAAAACTTTTTAAATCCTTGAAAAAAGCTCAAATTCTAAGCATAGCTTTTAATAATAAAAAAGATTCTATCCTAATGTTTGAACTTCAAAACAATCGTGGTAAAGAACTCACAAATTTAGAGAAACTCAAGTCTTATCTTAGCTATCAAATTTATACTTATTGTGAAAAAGAATCCTGTGAGGAAAAATTACGAAAAATCACAAAAATTTTTGAAGATATTTATCGTTTACTAAAGGATATAAATTTTCTTGATGAAGATAGAATTTTGAATTATTTTAATATTGCAAAATTTGATTTTAATTATCGCGAAAACGATGATGAGAAAAATTATAAAAAAGAACTAAAAAAAGCAAAAGAGCCTAAGGATAAGGTTATTTGGATTGAAGACTATATGGAAGAGCTTAAACAAGCCTTTATTGATATGAAAAATTTTGGGCAACTAAAGAGTGATTATAAGGATTATTTACTTGATTTAAATGTGTGGGAAGTGTATCCTTTTATCATCAAAGCTTATGAATTTTTTAGAGAAGATAAAAAAAATTTAGAAGAAATTTTCAAAGCTTTAGAAATCATTGCTTTTAGGGATAAACTTGCACGAACTAGAGCGGATTTATCTTCAAGACTCAATGGTGTTTTAAAAAAATTTAAAGAAAAAAAAGATGTAGAAAATCTTACAAATTCTTTAAAAGAAATTTGTAAAAATCAATATTGGAGCGATAAAAAACTATTTGGGGCTGATGATGAGGATGAAAATAGTCTTAGGTATATTTACAGAGAAAATTCAAAGATTGCTCTTTATATTTTGATGCGTTATGAAAATTATTTAAGAAAAGATGATGCTAAAACAAGAGGCTATAAAGCAACAAAAGATTCTATCGAAAATCCAGAACTTGAACACATTGCTCCGCGAACTGAAAAAGGCGAAAAAGCAAAAAGTGGGTATGAAACATATAATGATCATTTTAGAGAAATGTATGTGGATTGCATAGGCAATCTTTTACTGATTTCTAAACGACACAATAGCTCACTTGGAAACAAACCCTTTAAAGTTAAACGCGAAAGTTATAAAAACTCTCTCTTGCAACAAAGAGAAATTTCACAATTTGCTAAAGACAAATGGGATAAAAAAGCTATTGATAAAAGATACAACAAACTAATGCAATTCATCAAAGACACTTGGAGTTTCAAAGAATAA
- a CDS encoding thioredoxin fold domain-containing protein, giving the protein MKKIYLALICANVLFGASNEQIIAFYSDSIKTRFPDAKISVSQRQKVANTDFESVVLNVEIDGKKQEEILFTKDNLIVPDLIDIKSKISYRQAYEVKKFEEARENFIQNAKTTIQKEDKVIRMGDKNKPAIYVFSDPECPFCREHLKEIKDELKDYQVNYILTPVHGKSAFEKSALIYKETQKAKNDEEKIAILNKYYDENIKTLPKVSEKELAEAFKLYEKYRSLGLKSVPTIIKD; this is encoded by the coding sequence ATGAAAAAGATTTATTTAGCTTTAATTTGTGCAAATGTCCTATTTGGTGCAAGTAATGAACAAATTATTGCATTTTATTCAGATTCTATTAAGACGCGGTTTCCGGACGCAAAAATCAGTGTTTCACAAAGACAAAAAGTTGCAAATACAGATTTTGAAAGTGTTGTTTTAAATGTAGAAATCGATGGAAAAAAACAAGAAGAAATTCTTTTTACAAAGGACAATCTCATCGTCCCTGATCTTATTGATATCAAATCCAAAATTTCTTATCGTCAAGCCTATGAAGTAAAAAAATTCGAAGAGGCAAGAGAAAATTTCATTCAAAATGCTAAAACCACAATTCAAAAAGAAGACAAGGTGATTCGTATGGGAGATAAAAACAAACCCGCTATTTATGTGTTTTCAGACCCAGAATGCCCTTTCTGCAGGGAACATTTAAAAGAGATTAAAGATGAGCTTAAAGATTATCAAGTCAATTATATTTTAACCCCTGTGCATGGAAAGAGTGCGTTTGAAAAATCTGCCCTCATTTACAAAGAAACTCAAAAAGCTAAAAACGATGAAGAAAAAATCGCTATACTCAACAAATACTACGATGAAAACATCAAAACCCTTCCAAAAGTTAGTGAAAAAGAACTTGCAGAAGCTTTTAAGCTTTATGAAAAATATAGAAGTTTGGGCTTAAAATCTGTGCCAACAATCATCAAAGATTAA